In Pseudomonas alcaliphila JAB1, a single window of DNA contains:
- a CDS encoding DUF3182 family protein, translating to MMGAYQGLPLLPGTAQHMAHERMVQRQLGEKLADLLGCPFLGPCQPGTQIRGRHYYLPEDTLVGDVGSLGIDGPDDFFGGQVEHAFLATKAISHPALDVPRHLPVGWSERFARQVESVTLRGFSVFDVEDATEAGKRLLREGPIRLKPVAGTGGRGQQVVRYS from the coding sequence ATGATGGGCGCTTACCAAGGCTTGCCTCTGCTACCTGGCACCGCTCAGCACATGGCCCATGAGCGCATGGTGCAACGCCAGCTCGGCGAAAAACTCGCCGACCTGCTCGGTTGCCCCTTCCTCGGCCCTTGTCAGCCGGGCACGCAGATTCGCGGACGCCACTATTACCTGCCTGAGGACACCCTGGTCGGCGATGTCGGCTCGCTGGGCATCGACGGGCCGGACGATTTCTTTGGTGGCCAGGTCGAGCATGCCTTTCTGGCCACCAAGGCCATCAGTCACCCTGCCCTCGACGTACCGCGCCACTTGCCTGTGGGTTGGTCCGAGCGTTTCGCCCGGCAGGTTGAAAGCGTCACCCTGCGGGGCTTCAGCGTCTTTGATGTGGAGGACGCTACCGAAGCCGGTAAACGCCTGTTGCGCGAGGGACCGATTCGCCTGAAGCCGGTTGCTGGCACCGGCGGCCGAGGCCAGCAAGTGGTGCGCTATTCCTGA
- a CDS encoding glycogen/starch/alpha-glucan phosphorylase, with protein sequence MSESHSEAESAVAQFKGAILAKLRYAVGKDPSTAFDHDWFEALALATRDHMIDRWEESSAQVERQGAKRVYYLSLEFLIGRLLVDNLSNLGLLDVARQAMAELGVELERIREVEPDAALGNGGLGRLAACFMESMATLRLAAHGYGIRYEHGLFRQAIVDGWQAEQTETWLDFGNPWEFERPEVAYRIGFGGGVETLDDGTGGTRQHWHPQERVRAIAYDTPVVGWRGASVNTLRLWRARAEENLQLDRFNAGDHFGAVAGEVRAESISRVLYPADDTEAGQELRLRQEYFLVSASLQDLLERHLRLHDGLQCLPQQVAIQLNDTHPAIAVVELMRLLVDEHRLPWAQAWQLTVATTSYTNHTLLPEALESWPVALMERLLPRHLQIIYLINAEHIDALRAKDIHDFRLLRAVSLIEEDHGRRVRMGNLAFLGAHSINGVSALHTRLMRDTVFRDLHRLYPDRVNNKTNGVTFRRWLFQVNPGLTHLLVDALGEQVLHRPEDHLQALEPFAERQDFRDEYALCRQRNKELLAERVRHVLGISLDTTAIFDVHVKRIHEYKRQLLNLLHTVALYQAIRNDPTTDWVPRVKIFAGKAAASYRQAKLIIKLANDISRTINGDPTVRGLLKVVFIPNYNVSLAETIIPAADLSEQISTAGLEASGTSNMKFALNGALTIGTLDGANVEMCERVGEDHMFIFGMTAQQVAARRRLGLEMNDVVADSERLEAALGAIRGGVFSPDDPARYVGLVDSLLYQDHFMVCADFDAYWKAQRQVDQRWQRPEQWWRSAVLNTARMGWFSSDRTIAEYARDIWQVPLPPREGD encoded by the coding sequence ATGAGCGAATCGCACAGCGAGGCCGAGAGTGCCGTAGCCCAGTTCAAGGGGGCCATCCTGGCCAAGCTGCGCTACGCCGTAGGCAAGGACCCGAGTACCGCCTTCGATCACGACTGGTTCGAGGCGCTGGCGCTGGCCACACGCGACCATATGATCGACCGCTGGGAAGAGTCATCCGCTCAGGTCGAGCGGCAGGGCGCCAAACGCGTCTATTACCTGTCCCTGGAATTTCTGATCGGCCGTTTGCTGGTGGATAACCTGAGCAACCTTGGCTTGCTCGATGTGGCGCGCCAGGCCATGGCCGAACTCGGTGTCGAGCTCGAACGCATCCGTGAGGTCGAACCCGATGCAGCGCTTGGCAATGGCGGGCTAGGGCGTCTGGCCGCCTGTTTCATGGAGAGCATGGCGACCCTGCGCCTGGCCGCACATGGTTACGGCATCCGCTATGAGCATGGCCTGTTCCGCCAGGCGATCGTCGACGGCTGGCAGGCCGAGCAGACCGAGACCTGGCTGGATTTCGGCAACCCCTGGGAGTTCGAACGGCCTGAGGTGGCGTATCGCATCGGCTTCGGCGGTGGTGTGGAAACCCTGGACGACGGCACAGGCGGCACACGCCAGCATTGGCATCCGCAGGAGAGAGTACGTGCCATCGCCTATGACACGCCGGTGGTGGGCTGGCGCGGCGCCTCGGTCAATACCCTGCGGCTGTGGCGTGCGCGCGCCGAGGAAAACCTGCAGCTGGACCGCTTCAATGCCGGCGATCACTTCGGCGCAGTGGCTGGCGAGGTGCGTGCCGAAAGCATCTCGCGCGTGCTCTATCCCGCCGACGATACCGAGGCCGGCCAGGAGCTGCGTCTGCGTCAGGAGTATTTTCTGGTTTCCGCGTCGCTACAGGATCTGCTAGAGCGTCATCTGCGTCTGCATGACGGTCTGCAGTGTCTGCCGCAGCAGGTGGCGATCCAGCTCAACGACACCCACCCGGCCATCGCCGTGGTCGAGCTGATGCGCCTGCTGGTGGACGAGCATCGCCTGCCCTGGGCGCAAGCCTGGCAACTGACGGTCGCCACCACCTCCTACACCAACCACACGCTGCTGCCCGAAGCGCTGGAGTCCTGGCCGGTAGCGTTGATGGAACGTCTGCTGCCGCGGCATTTGCAGATCATCTACCTGATCAACGCCGAGCATATCGATGCGCTGCGTGCCAAGGACATCCACGACTTTCGCCTGCTGCGCGCGGTGTCGCTGATCGAGGAAGACCACGGCCGCCGCGTGCGCATGGGCAACCTGGCGTTTCTCGGCGCGCACAGCATCAACGGCGTTTCCGCGCTGCATACGCGGCTGATGCGCGACACGGTGTTTCGCGATCTGCACCGGCTCTATCCCGACCGGGTGAACAACAAGACCAATGGCGTGACCTTCCGCCGCTGGCTGTTTCAGGTCAATCCGGGGCTGACGCATCTGCTGGTCGACGCGCTGGGCGAGCAGGTTCTGCATCGCCCCGAGGATCATCTGCAGGCGCTGGAACCCTTCGCCGAGCGCCAGGATTTCCGCGATGAATATGCGCTCTGCCGCCAGCGCAACAAGGAGCTGCTGGCCGAGCGAGTCAGGCACGTGCTGGGGATCAGCCTCGACACCACGGCCATCTTCGATGTGCACGTCAAACGCATCCATGAATACAAGCGTCAGTTGCTCAACCTGCTGCATACCGTGGCGCTGTACCAGGCCATCCGTAACGATCCGACCACCGACTGGGTACCGCGGGTGAAGATCTTCGCCGGCAAGGCGGCGGCCAGTTATCGCCAGGCCAAGCTGATCATCAAGCTGGCCAACGACATCAGCCGCACCATCAATGGTGACCCGACCGTACGCGGGCTGCTCAAGGTGGTATTCATCCCCAACTACAACGTCAGCCTGGCCGAAACCATCATTCCTGCAGCCGACCTTTCCGAGCAGATCTCCACCGCTGGGCTGGAAGCTTCCGGCACCAGCAATATGAAGTTCGCCCTCAATGGCGCATTGACCATCGGCACGCTGGACGGCGCCAACGTGGAGATGTGCGAGCGGGTCGGCGAAGACCACATGTTCATTTTCGGCATGACCGCCCAGCAGGTTGCCGCCCGGCGGCGCCTGGGCCTGGAGATGAACGACGTGGTGGCGGATTCGGAACGTCTGGAGGCCGCGCTCGGCGCCATCCGCGGCGGAGTGTTCTCGCCGGACGATCCGGCGCGCTACGTGGGCCTGGTGGATTCGCTGCTGTACCAGGACCATTTCATGGTCTGCGCCGATTTCGATGCCTATTGGAAGGCGCAGCGTCAGGTCGATCAACGCTGGCAGCGGCCTGAGCAGTGGTGGCGTTCGGCGGTACTGAATACCGCGCGCATGGGCTGGTTCTCATCCGATCGCACCATCGCCGAATACGCCCGGGATATCTGGCAGGTGCCGCTGCCGCCGCGCGAAGGAGACTAG
- a CDS encoding CBS domain-containing protein: MKISKLMTRNVRTLEPERSIREAATLMADIDSGALLINEGDRLIGMITDRDIAVRAVAAGLDGNTPVRQVMSSNVRYCFDDEDVEHVAANMADIQVRRLPVLNREKRLVGVVSLGNIASGHSRMANDTVLRGVTSAH; encoded by the coding sequence ATGAAAATAAGCAAGCTGATGACCCGCAACGTCCGCACCCTGGAGCCAGAGCGCAGCATTCGTGAGGCCGCCACGCTGATGGCCGATATCGACAGCGGTGCACTGCTGATCAACGAAGGTGACCGCCTGATCGGCATGATCACCGACCGCGACATTGCCGTACGTGCCGTTGCTGCGGGCCTGGACGGCAACACGCCGGTACGTCAGGTGATGAGCAGCAACGTGCGTTATTGCTTCGACGACGAGGACGTCGAGCATGTGGCCGCCAACATGGCCGATATCCAGGTACGCCGGCTGCCCGTGCTCAACCGCGAGAAGCGCCTGGTGGGTGTGGTTTCGCTGGGCAATATCGCCTCCGGCCACAGCCGGATGGCCAACGACACCGTGCTGCGCGGCGTGACCTCTGCGCACTGA